The proteins below come from a single Mya arenaria isolate MELC-2E11 chromosome 8, ASM2691426v1 genomic window:
- the LOC128243415 gene encoding ras-related protein Rab-2: MSYAYLFKYIIIGDTGVGKSCLLLQFTDKRFQPVHDLTIGVEFGARMISIDGKQIKLQIWDTAGQESFRSITRSYYRGAAGALLVYDITRRDTFNHLTTWLEDARQHSNSNMVIMLIGNKSDLEARRDVKKEEGEAFAREHGLIFMETSAKTAANVEEAFINTAKEIYQKIQDGVFDINNEANGIKIGPQHSTSNPSMPSGGGNAGPSGNCC; encoded by the exons ATGTCTTAcgcttatttatttaaatatattatcattggAGATACAG GTGTTGGCAAATCATGTTTGCTCCTCCAATTTACGGACAAAAGATTTCAGCCAGTTCATGATTTGACTATTG GGGTGGAGTTTGGTGCTCGTATGATCTCCATAGATGGCAAACAAATCAAACTTCAGATATGGGACACT GCTGGGCAGGAATCGTTTCGATCGATAACGCGATCCTACTACAGAGGTGCTGCGGGTGCCTTGTTGGTGTACGATATAACTAG GCGTGACACATTTAACCACCTGACCACATGGCTGGAGGATGCCAGACAACATTCCAACTCAAATATGGTCATTATGTTGATAGGAAACAAGAG TGACCTTGAAGCTCGCCGAGATGTAAAGAAGGAAGAGGGTGAGGCTTTCGCACGGGAACATGGACTCATCTTCATGGAGACCTCGGCTAAAACTGCAGCAAATGTGGAAGAG GCATTTATAAACACTGCAAAAGAAATTTACCAAAAGATACAAGATGGAGtttttgatattaataatgaG GCAAATGGGATCAAGATTGGACCCCAGCACTCAACAAGCAATCCCAGCATGCCTTCAGGGGGAGGAAATGCAGGGCCCAGTGGCAACTGCTGCTAG